One part of the Paenibacillus silvisoli genome encodes these proteins:
- a CDS encoding sulfotransferase family protein, with the protein MVDSSGNNLVFLLCTPRSGSSLATVMLQNHSRLFATQEMWFLMSLRDLQSPQRRAYGGTGILNQFYNGVLPQHAFEEACRSFASRVYNGLLQSCAGAEMVIDKSPRYYYLLEFLDALFPRSKRIWLIRNPFAVLSSYKKVSGQRGTSFNLMNDLRASAFDMKVADLTIGLFRYFRYFAAQNNPYAHRLSYERLVTDPKEQLSEVCRFLGVAYEEGMEAYGNYRHSPKSDLYYSMGVGDPFVANHTEPNQASVHIWKEVLDKQEIDMYGRALGARIFHDLGYGEQLAEAERLTGVRFEQEPDEELLALCAKRLSDATGCRWESDYGMRTDPGATWNGMEPERSEDERWLSPEVLQLQMTVRMLEKRLANSAGEQEQLKSQLNAMRGKANRLKTIIPFGDRLSRLASAYLAHGGWKK; encoded by the coding sequence TTGGTCGATTCGAGCGGCAACAACCTTGTTTTCCTACTCTGTACGCCGAGGAGCGGAAGCTCTCTGGCCACGGTCATGCTCCAAAATCATAGCCGATTGTTCGCCACGCAGGAAATGTGGTTCCTGATGAGTCTGCGCGATTTGCAGTCGCCGCAGCGCCGGGCTTATGGCGGGACGGGCATTCTCAACCAGTTTTATAACGGCGTTCTGCCGCAGCACGCGTTCGAAGAGGCTTGCCGCTCTTTTGCAAGCCGGGTCTATAACGGCTTGCTGCAAAGCTGCGCCGGCGCGGAGATGGTGATCGACAAGTCGCCGCGGTATTACTACTTGCTTGAATTTCTGGATGCTTTGTTCCCGCGGTCGAAACGGATCTGGTTAATCCGGAACCCGTTCGCGGTCCTCTCCTCATATAAGAAAGTAAGCGGCCAGCGGGGGACGAGCTTCAATCTGATGAATGACCTGCGCGCTTCCGCATTCGATATGAAGGTCGCCGATCTGACGATTGGGTTGTTCCGTTACTTCCGGTATTTCGCCGCCCAAAACAACCCTTATGCGCACCGGTTGTCCTACGAGCGGCTCGTGACCGACCCTAAAGAGCAGTTAAGCGAGGTTTGCCGGTTTCTGGGCGTTGCTTATGAAGAGGGGATGGAGGCGTACGGGAATTACAGGCATTCCCCCAAGTCCGACTTGTATTACAGCATGGGGGTTGGCGATCCGTTCGTAGCCAATCATACGGAGCCTAATCAAGCTTCCGTCCACATCTGGAAAGAGGTGCTGGACAAGCAGGAAATCGACATGTACGGCCGGGCGCTTGGGGCGCGAATCTTCCATGATCTCGGCTACGGCGAGCAGCTGGCGGAAGCCGAGCGGCTGACGGGCGTACGGTTTGAGCAGGAACCGGACGAAGAGCTGCTGGCTTTATGCGCGAAACGGTTGTCGGATGCGACAGGCTGCAGGTGGGAATCGGATTACGGGATGAGAACCGATCCGGGCGCGACATGGAACGGCATGGAGCCGGAACGGAGCGAGGACGAAAGATGGCTGAGCCCGGAAGTGCTTCAGCTGCAGATGACCGTTCGCATGCTCGAGAAGCGGCTGGCAAACAGCGCCGGCGAACAGGAACAGCTGAAATCGCAGCTTAACGCAATGAGGGGGAAGGCGAATCGGTTAAAAACGATCATTCCGTTCGGCGATCGTCTGTCTCGTCTGGCTTCGGCTTACTTGGCTCACGGCGGGTGGAAAAAATGA